The DNA segment ATTGGCATCGTCAGACCCTTACCAGCTCGACTTGGTGAGGCCCGGAATCAGGCCCTTGTTGCCCAGTTCGCGCAGCATGATGCGCGACAACCGGAACTTGCGATAATAGCCGCGGCTGCGACCCGTGAGCTCGCAGCGGTTGCGGATACGGGTCGGGTTGCCGTTACGCGGCAACTCCGCCAGCTTGAGGCGAGCGATCAGCCGTTCGGTTTCATCGACCGACTTGTCATTCGCCTTTGCGAGGAGCTTCGCACGCTTCGCCGCGGTTTTCGCGACGAGCTTCTTGCGACGCTCGT comes from the Sphingomonas xanthus genome and includes:
- the rpsN gene encoding 30S ribosomal protein S14, with the protein product MAKLSSVNKNERRKKLVAKTAAKRAKLLAKANDKSVDETERLIARLKLAELPRNGNPTRIRNRCELTGRSRGYYRKFRLSRIMLRELGNKGLIPGLTKSSW